From a region of the Lactuca sativa cultivar Salinas chromosome 4, Lsat_Salinas_v11, whole genome shotgun sequence genome:
- the LOC111886631 gene encoding uncharacterized protein LOC111886631, producing MTNFLYAKNKIGLVNGSMQKPESTSPMYMARMRADAMVKGWLTTAMEKDIRTSIRYANTVAEIWKDLEERSEKEGAPRAYELKQSLNVARQDGASISSYYTKLKAVWDEIQLVLPMPRCTCSGCSCALGKRFSELKEKEKIYEFLMGLDADFSIIRTQILAMKPTPSLTAIYHLVAEDEQQRAIFGGSKRISDEAATFQVDLAEKKVTRGQTTRATNKTLPRAFKQNNDKAEKCTFCGKDGHNKDGCFKKIGYPDWWPGKKDKPKPKATCVGTGPSPIPGITNEQYDLFVKHFK from the coding sequence ATGACGAATTTCCTATACGCCAAAAACAAGATTGGATTGGTTAATGGATCAATGCAGAAACCAGAATCAACATCACCCATGTACATGGCTCGGATGAGAGCCGATGCCATGGTCAAAGGATGGCTAACAACGGCCATGGAGAAGGACATTCGGACCAGTATCAGATATGCAAATACTGTGGCTGAGATCTGGAAGGACCTTGAAGAAAGATCCGAAAAAGAGGGGGCACCACGTGCCTATGAATTGAAACAGTCCTTGAATGTTGCCAGGCAGGATGGGGCTTCCATCTCGTCCTACTACACGAAACTAAAGGCGGTATGGGATGAGATACAACTGGTTCTACCTATGCCTCGTTGCACCTGCAGTGGATGTAGTTGTGCCCTTGGAAAAAGATTTAGCGAGCTTAAGGAGAAAGAAAAGATCTATGAATTTCTCATGGGTCTAGATGCCGATTTTTCTATCATACGTACTCAGATCCTAGCTATGAAACCCACTCCGTCATTGACTGCAATATACCATCTCGTAGCTGAGGATGAACAGCAACGGGCTATATTTGGAGGTTCAAAAAGAATTAGCGACGAGGCAGCGACTTTTCAAGTTGACCTCGCTGAGAAGAAAGTCACACGGGGACAAACAACTCGTGCAACAAACAAGACACTTCCAAGGGCATTCAAACAAAACAACGACAAAGCAGAAAAGTGTACTTTCTGTGGGAAGGATGGGCACAATAAAGATGGGTGTTTCAAGAAGATAGGATACCCGGATTGGTGGCCTGGAAAGAAAGACAAACCCAAACCGAAGGCAACTTGTGTAGGGACTGGTCCGAGTCCCATACCAGGGATAACCAACGAACAATATGATCTCTTTGTGAAACACTTCAAGTAA